The region TTGGAAGAACGGTCTATGTAGCAAAACTGAAGCAGCTCCATTGATTCAGTATTGTAAAAGAATGGTTAACACACAACTTAATCACAGCCTATAAATAGACGCTCGGGAAGAAAATTCCTGATGATATGGTTTTTTAATCCGTGAAAACTTGGCTTAGCTTCGAACCACTGAATACGTTTAAATTGGTTAAGAAGCAAGATGAAGAGATAGCGATGAGAGTAATGGTTTTTGAACAAATACACTGAGGAAGGATGTTGAGAGCTAGGAAGGTAGTCTCACTTGTGCTAGCAGAAGGTTTTCTTGGACACTGCATTTACCACGTTAGCAGAGAGCaataatttaactgaaaaagaatgagaaaaatcatgGCTGTCTTCTTGTTAACATGGTCCTGTTGAATAGGTTTTACCCTGGTTGACCTAAGGTAATTTAATTGCAGAATATAACCTGTTGGAGGAAGAAGTTCCTTGAAACGTTCTTCTCAAACGTTCTTCACGGTGTCTTGGATGTTTCCTCTGACTGGCGTCTCAACGACCATCACTTTTCGCCGCTGCTCCACAGCTCCCCACACGTTTCCCAGCTTACCCTCTGCAACATGCTGCAGGGTGCAGTGGAGCTCGCTGCTGAGCACAACCAGAAAGTGCTTGAAAATCTGGCAGGCTCCCTGCGGATCCTGAAGTTCCAGCACCTTCTCTCCTCTGACCAGTCCATCAGGCGTTCGCTGGTTTTACTTCTTCACCGGCTGATTCACCATGGCTCTGTCAGCCAAGTGTCCATGTATTCCTGGCCCGTTCCTGACACGGTTCTTCTCGTCCTCATTTTGAGCATGAGTGCTGGGTTTTGGCGCTTGGGAAATGCCCTCACGTATCACGGCAGCCTGTGTGGCCTTTGCAGAGGGGAGGACAAAGCCCAAAGCCAGGAGCCAGCACAAGAGCACGCAGAGAGGGGCCATTGCAATGAGAGGGAGCAGAGCGATGGCGAGAACCAGAAGGGATCCCCCAGGGCCCCGGAGGTGGGTGGGTGCAGGACTGATGCTCACCTGAACTCTGTCCTCTCTGGACCGAGAAGTCCTCCTCTGCGAAACCAAGCACGTGAGGAGGTGAGCTGCGAGGTGCCCTGTGACCACACCAGTATTCAGGGAGGATCTCATCGTTGGGTCTCAGACCAGCTGTCCCATCATCCCATTCTCCGAAAGACACGCAGACGGCTGAAATCTGCGGTAGGGAAGAAACGTCGCTGCCTCAGACGAAGCAGGAGACTGTATGCTGACCCAGAAGACCTGTATGATTTCGTTTTTACTGTTGCTAGAGAGGATAATTCAGGGTTATTCGACAAAAACAGTGCCCCAGAGGGAGAAAACGCTGAGAACTGGACTAGTTCCTCCCCAGGATCTGCGTGCGCTGGCCATGCTGGCTGTAAGAAAAGAGGAGGATCTGCTGGGatcttttctctgaaagctgCTCACCGCTTCCGAAGTGTGTCCACGCTGGAATTGTTCTCCATTCCTTTAACTGAGGAGACCTGTCGGATTCTGAGTAACCTGCTGAGCTCCTGGGTGTCTTTAGAAAACTTGGTTCTGTCTTACAACGGTTAGTGGTATGAACAGATTGGTTCCTTCCAGCCTTGGTCTAATGGTCTGACTTACTGCTCAGGTTTaccctgattttatttttactggaatGGGCGTGTAAGAGTATTGGTACCTGATCTTGAGAACGGCATCAGTAGAGATGGTTAATGAGTGTGAGGACTTGTTCGAGGGAGAGAATGGGGTCCTTCTGCCCCAAAACAGCCCCTGGCCATGTGCTtaaatgccatccagagagGGCAAAGGGAAGAGCCAGATCTCCATCTCCCGTATACACCGTCAGTGCCGTAGCTTAAGAACGTGTGGATAAAGCAGTCTGGGAGTTTAGCCTTTTGACTTGGGTTGCCTGGCCATTGGTGCAGCTCCAGCCGCGTGTGTGTTGGTGCCTTACCAGGCACAGCTAACGCCTTTTTGTACACATGCTGTTCCAGGCCTGGGCGCTAACATCATCTGCATCCTCTCGGGGCTCCGGGCCCTCTCCCGCCACTCAGACTGCCACCTCCGCGTGGTGCGCGTGAGCGACATCTTCTCCCACATGCCTTGCATGGAGCTTGTTCGCTGCATCCTAAGCGCCTTTCCCCAGCTCCACACGCTCTCAGTCAGCTTCGACCTCAAATGTCAGCTGGAAGGGAACAGGCCAGAGGGGAATCCAAGCTGCAGTGAGGCAGAAATCCCAGGTAGGAAACAGATTCTGAGCAATGACCAGGATGTGGCAGGCAGATAGAGCCGTAAAAGC is a window of Balearica regulorum gibbericeps isolate bBalReg1 chromosome 8, bBalReg1.pri, whole genome shotgun sequence DNA encoding:
- the LRRC41 gene encoding LOW QUALITY PROTEIN: leucine-rich repeat-containing protein 41 (The sequence of the model RefSeq protein was modified relative to this genomic sequence to represent the inferred CDS: inserted 5 bases in 4 codons), translated to MAGGGCRACDRLKVATAPFFLGIATLGLARPGCXCWPVRPRXGKGTPLDATFPTWPPAPSSXQDGGGGGAREGGGVSSQDGGGXLSGAMAAEPRSLFALSAAAVSRSMGALERDVWALPGHLLRGLLPLLTVFRLERAEGAARRAGLSTQPIWRKLWDDVMKTRPPNSENITCWRKKFLETFFSNVLHGVLDVSSDWRLNDHHFSPLLHSSPHVSQLTLCNMLQGAVELAAEHNQKVLENLAGSLRILKFQHLLSSDQSIRRSLVLLLHRLIHHGSVSQVSMYSWPVPDTVLLVLILSMSAGFWRLGNALTYHGSLCGLCRGEDKAQSQEPAQEHAERGHCNEREQSDGENQKGSPRAPEVGGCRTDAHLNSVLSGPRSPPLRNQAREEVSCEVPCDHTSIQGGSHRWVSDQLSHHPILRKTRRRLKSAVGKKRRCLRRSRRLYADPEDLYDFVFTVAREDNSGLFDKNSAPEGENAENWTSSSPGSACAGHAGCKKRGGSAGIFSLKAAHRFRSVSTLELFSIPLTEETCRILSNLLSSWVSLENLVLSYNGLGANIICILSGLRALSRHSDCHLRVVRVSDIFSHMPCMELVRCILSAFPQLHTLSVSFDLKCQLEGNRPEGNPSCSEAEIPDSCLEQLEIRFPREPLHTAFLLPVLKASKSLQQLSLDSATLPCAQELGLLLEALKEYNPNLKKVSFHDVNLAEHQKEVLLLLQDPILQEITFSFCRLFESSTTEFLSEIINTVKRNSSLKSLKLPGNRLGNHRLVALADIFSEDSSSSLCQLDVSSNCIKPDGLLEFTKKLEGHIQQRGGQIQFTHLRLFQNWLDQDAETAQEALRRLKAVCSVVNDSWDSSQAFADYISVM